One Phaseolus vulgaris cultivar G19833 chromosome 4, P. vulgaris v2.0, whole genome shotgun sequence DNA window includes the following coding sequences:
- the LOC137838275 gene encoding uncharacterized mitochondrial protein AtMg00820-like, translating to MKIGVAAMHEELNQFIINDVRTLVPKIDQLNITGTKWVFRNKLDESGVITRDKARLVAKGYNKEKGINYDETFAPVATLEAVRLLLAFACMSGFKLFQMNVKSAFLNGIINEEV from the coding sequence ATGAAAATTGGGGTTGCAGCCATGCATGAGGAGCTAAACCAATTTATCATAAATGATGTGCGAACTCTGGTCCCTAAAATAGATCAGTTGAACATCActggaaccaagtgggtgttcAGGAACAAGCTGGATGAATCAGGGGTGATTACAAGggacaaagcaaggctagttgcaaAAGGATACAACAAAGAAAAGGGAATTAACTATGATGAAACATTTGCACCAGTGGCCACATTGGAAGCAGTACGGTTGCTGCTTGCCTTTGCATGTATGAGCGGGTTCAAACTATTTCAAATGaatgtgaagagtgcctttttAAATGGGATTATTAATGAAGAGGTATAA